In Etheostoma spectabile isolate EspeVRDwgs_2016 unplaced genomic scaffold, UIUC_Espe_1.0 scaffold00007266, whole genome shotgun sequence, the sequence gagcagagcggctgaaggctctggtccccatggtgacaagtcgggctggggggacagtgaggtggatggaggaggaggatctgggGGAGCGGGAGGGGATGGCAATGACATTGCATTTTTACTTCCAGAACTCGCTGTAGGCGGGACTGTTGGGCTCTATAAGCAGGTTCAGGGGAGGAGAGATGGATGTTGGTTCTCAGTATGGAGAACAATGAACTTCTATGAGAACGGTTATCAATTTTTGTATTCATCATTGTTTCTTTGGGGAAGATGCTGCAGACACAGTCTGGGTTAACACCGTAAAACACACCCTAAAAGGAGAAGACTTGAGACATTAGCTGCTAACCAAACAACTCTTTCACAACTTCAAAGCAGAAGTAGAAACCACACACTTTTGAGAAATATATGTTGGTACACGGTAAACTTTATCATTTCCCTCACAGCCTTCTGAAGCAGAAGTCCAGTGTAGAGCATCACAGCGGAGCAGACGCCCCCCTAACAGCCCTCATACAGGACTGCAGCAGGACTTCAAACATCTGGTCAGGATGAAGAGGAATCCACATGAGGAACTTGGTACTTTAACatattctgtttgtgtgtctgcatgtaagACATTATCtactatatgtatttatgtaccacaatgtttaaatacatttgtgtttgatgttaatctttcagaggaaatggaagaagaagaagataataACTATATTAATGCTCCAGCCTGGACTGTGGATGAAGTGGCAGCCCCCCCAGGTACATTTCACAAATTTAATATTGTTAAacatgagattttttttgtcattatgttcaaaaaatgtgataatgataaaaatatgaatgtttaaaaactcAGCTCTTTTTGTTCTGTAAGACTTAAAATCCCCTTTGACTGTGAAATCAACATCATTAACTCCACtgagttcttcttcttctctcagacCAGaggtctctcttcttctctcggTCTTCTCCACTGATAGCAGTGTGTTGGCTGATACTGTTAGTCATCATGGGCCTTCGTATCTACTGTGAGTACCACTGTCTTAGCATGTTGGTGGTAGTCCTTATTTAAAGGACCGGTTCACATTACCCAtatgtaaatagaaactgttTCCTTGCTGTAATCTCTTCATACTTGCTCTGTGCAAATATGTATTCAAAGGTTTATCAGAAGCTAACATGAAGCTTCAGACGTCTGAGTAAGAGACGTTTTTTGTACAAACTTCACTCATTTTCCCTGACAAGATTTCTGAAGCAGAAGAGTGAACAGAAGGAATGATCAGAGAAAGAAAACCCAGTTTCAGTGATCATAGACTAGCTAACTGTTTATAAAATAGATTTGGAACACATGAGTCCATCCTGTAATGGATGGAAGTCTGTTCTTATAATGTAAACaagttgcatgactaaaacaatgAAAGTTGCATGAGCATTATAATTAAGAAGCTAATTTTCCTTTTGCAGTTTATACACGAAGTCATCAGAGTGATGAAAGTGGGCTGATCACAGACCTGACTGCAGACGTCCAGCACCTGACAACACGAAACCAGCAGCTGGAGACCCAGAGGAacaacttaacaaaacaaatacaagaccTGGAGACAAACTGGAATAAACTCAACGTCAATCGAGCTCTGTGGAGCATTGATGCCTACTGCCCcaaagataaagataaaggtATGTTCAGATCCTATTAATTAGATCCAATAAAaattatatgcagtaatgtTGTTTATTGGTTGGTCTCTGTTGTTTCAGGGAGAGAGTGTACAGCTTGTCAGAATGGCTGGTTTCTCTACGTGTCTAACTGCTATGTGTATAATAACGCTGCTCCTCCTAATCAGAAAACCTGGGAAGAAGCTCGACAAGACTGCAGAGGAAAGGGTTCAGATTTGGTTGTTGTACAAAGTCAAGAGGAAAAGGTAATGAGAAaactgattatttttattacacacataaATGGAAATTGGAGGGGGGGGTCAGGACCCACCCAATCTGGGGGTTATCCCCCtctgaaaaatgtctttaaaaccACACTGTGTTTGGTAGATAATtaattccttaaaaaaaaattgtgtaaatagtaaaataatacaACTGCAAACAGGACAACAAATGGGTTTTAGGTTTAGAAACATTTGGAGTCCCTCCCCCCTCATctcacagtggtttggtccactgtctcacagtggtttggtccactgTTTGGTTTTCTATCTTTACGTTAATGCTAGGCAGAAGTCTGAGGGGCTCGTGTGATTCTTTTCTCAAAACTCAGATGCAACATACAATGTATAAATTTCAACTCATATTTTCATCTTGCTCAAACTCAAAAAGCCAAATTCAGAATGGGATGTTTAAAATCCAGTGTTAACATCCAGGAACCCAAGGAAAAGCAATCGATTCTAGATTCAGAGAAGCAGTCAGATGAGTGGGAGGGATACGTCTCTCATTAACATActtatgaataataaataatgctgtgtgtgtgtgtatgctgacCAGTGATGTCATTACAACTGCAATTGGTTGTGAAATAATTTCAGTGCATGAATATATTCAGTGCTAGAAATTCATCaggttttatattttaaaacccAATAAAACAGATTTACTTCCTTAGCGTGGGCTAGCTTGCTAATtccgcgccccccccccccccccgtgctttCATGCTCCACCCTGGTTATAGAAAATGAGCCGAACAAAGTCAGTCCTGTAAATATAAAACAGCTTTGCCAGCTTTACTACACATATCCTCTACATGTACCACTGTGTATGCATTAACTGTGTATTGCTcttaacacattttaattttaatgtcctACCAATCTGTTAGATGAAATTTACGCCCATGAACACAATTATtaaattcaaatgtattttctcCAGGTTTGAACACTGAGTCTGTAGATAACAGTGTGATTATTTAGTTATAGTGTTTAAATATCTGATAACTGTTTCTCTTTTGTCAGGATGCACTCAATGAATACAGCGTGGGTAGTTCAGGAACTGCTGGATACTGGTTTGGTCTgagagctgaaggagggagaTGGAAGTGGATTGATGGAAGTGATCTGACTGAAAGGTAAGAGACACATTCCTAAACACTCTGAATCCTAAACTCTATCAGCCTTGATCTAAACATCATGTTCTTCCCTCAGCTACTGGACACCACAGCCTCCTCCTGCTACTGACGGTCAGTGTGTAATGTCTGTCCAGAACGTTGGATGGATATCAGTGAGCTGTGGTGATAGAAAACAATGGATCTGCGTAATGAAGGCTTTATCTGTTTAAACACAGCAGTCAGACTCTGCATGATAATATCAACTGGCTTATAAATATCAACTATGAAGACTTCTACTTCACAGTTTTTCaaagctgtttgtgtgtgtctaaaaaAACCGACACTCAGATTAAACATATACCTGCAGttagcttttcttcttccttttaaGAGATGCAGTGCTTATATTTCCTGTTcctatgacattttattgtgTTGCTCCTGATTGGCCAGCAGAGGGCGGTGCATCACTTGTTCTCAGCAGAATGTTCCAGAGTCTGTTTCTATATGTACTTATACAGCTGATGGTTGAGTGGTATCTTTCTATCTAGAAGCAGTTTCATATTTAAATCATTACACTGAATAAATGTTATGCCAAACATTTGTTGGTGTTCTCTTTTTCCTGAAAATGTCCAAACATGGGCAGGTCGATCTGTTTCTGCCTTTCAcgcagtgcatgctgggatatgCTCCTGTTAACAGACAAACACGGGTACAGGGGAGGAGAGATGGATGTTTGTCCTCAGTATGGTGAACAATCAACTTCTGTGTGAACAATTATTGATTTGGTCTTTCCTCATTAttgcttaaccctcctgttgtcctcgggtcaaatttgactcctttaataaatgtctatatctgaaatatgattttctttttaaccaaattaccacaaaaaatggattggatttcttccaacgctctttgccaatacaattgatcactttcattcctgactaaactcatctgtacgttcctctgattaacttaaatattagtcaaaataattcataatttctgtttttttaacacaaatatttggtataattctatataaatgagttattgaccatgaattccaaaatgtAGTGTGAAagtagtggtagtaaggtggtgttagtgaaaactttaaaaaaaagtcttaaaaagggacacaaatgtcaaatgtagtccttttttattttaacacgagggttaagaagaTGTGATAATGAGCTGTGTTGAAAGTTTAATGTTTAAGAGCTCATGGATACATCACTGCGTCCATCAATGCTGCTCGTCTTAAAGTTCTTTATTCTCACCGTGTTTGGTCCCAAAACACACTCCACGATCACGTTGTTGATCAAAAAGTAGAAATTAATATTTGTCAGATGGGTCTTTGGTCTCTGCAGAAAGAAATGATTGACTCTATTTGATTATGATAAAAGTTATTGTCTGTTGATGAAAGGTTGACAACACACAGTGGGGGTTAAAACCATCAAAGTTATATTAAATTTCTACTTATGTTCACCCTGTACGTTCTCCATGTTCACACTGCACTACAACAGCATTTGTACAAGCCAGTGTTTCAGTAAAAGAGCATCACAGCGGAGCAGACGGCCTCCTAACAGCCCTCATCCAGGACGCATGGAGGACGGTAACGCTCCAGCCCCTCCAGgtacatttcacacatttaatATTGTTACACATAAGATGTATTgatcagaaatgtttttaaaaatgtgacaaTGATGAAGAATTAAAAGTATGAGTGTTTAAAAGCTCAGCTCAGCTGTAGGCCTACTTCAAATGTATTCAAAGCACCTTTCACTGTTAAATCAACATTAAATCAACTGAGTTCTTCTTTTTCATCATGGGCCTTCATATCTACTGTGAGGACCACTGTCTTAACTTgttgattaattaaaattaaaggacaGGTTCATATTTGGTCAAGTCTGTCAGATGCTCATATGCACATAAAAACACTTCTTGCTCAGTGTAATCCTTCCTCAATTAATGTTTGAATCTTAGACTGTATATAGACTGTACATTAATAATATATCCATTTATATTGGAGTAGTGGAATTTACTAAAGACAGTAAATGCAACACGTTTCTTTAATATGTGCTGTAATTACAGGTGGTGATGTGTTAAAACCTAACCTGCATCCTGTATTGCTGTTTGTGTCTTCATCTTCTAATTAGTCGGTCTGGAGGCGGCGCCATGATCCCTAgctgctgattggttggtggCGGGAGAACACCTGGAGAAGGATAATTAGTGCGAGAGCAGTTCGTCACTCTCTCGAGCCCAGCCGCCTCAGGTAGGACACCGAGACGgcgagaaagaggagaggacgACAAGGAACCAGGTAGCGCACTGGGGGACTAGGTAAAGCCCAGCTGCCCCTCTGGGGATGTGGGAGCAGAGAGACTCTCTCCACCGGACTGTTGACCGCGGACCCGTGGTCTCCGCCCACGAGGACCGAGTCTACTACCGAGTAACCGAGGACCGAGTCTACTACCGAGGAAACCGAGGACCGAGTCTACTACCGATGTAACCGAGGACCGAGTCTACTACCGAGGAAACCGAGGACCGAGTCTACTACCGATGTAACCGAGGACCGAGTCTACTACCGAGGTAACCGAGGACCGAGTCTACTACCGATGTAACCGAGGACCGAGTCTACTACCGATGTAACCGAGGGCCGAGTCTACTACCGAGGTAACCGAGGACCGAGTCTACTACCGATGTAACCGAGGACCGAGTCTACTACCGAGGTAACCGAGGACCGAGTCTACTACCGAGGTAACCGAGGACCGAGTCTACTACCGAGGTAACCGAGGACCGAGTCTACTACCGAGGTAACCGAGGACCGAGTCTACTACCGAGGTAACCGAGGACCGAGTCTACTACCGAGGTCACCTAAACGTCAGCGGGGTGAGTGTGGCCCGCCGATAGTCCtgcaccggggggggggggggggggtcagtgtAAAAGACAATTGCTGGCATTTTGTTCACAATGTGGGTCTATATTCATATTCTGATTGTTGAGGTTTTGAGTAATATAACTGCAGGTGACAGTGTTTAAAGTGCCTTTTAGTATTCATATTTGCTATATTACTGATATTGACTTTAGCTTTGCCATGAAGGGCAAAAGGTTGAAACTGCAACTGCtgcatttgttttgaatttttaatAATTACAGGGTATAATCTTTTAGTGTTCTTTATCTCTTTGCATTTGTAGTCTTTGCATCAGAATAAATTCTGTTTTACAACTGTGTAGTCAGTTCATCTTTACAGATATCACACAGAATGTTACACTGCTAATGGACATTTCCAGATACATAACACAGTATTGCATCACACGTCACACTTTTACTCACTCTatgccaaaatatgaacaataatgtcGCCCTCAGTGGGCGTATTTACTAGATACGTAAGGAATTATCCAGCACATAGACGGTACCTTAGAATAACGTTACGTGACTCACGTTGACTCTTTTGGTTTGGTTGCCCTCCTTCTGCCTTCTGTACTCACGCTgggtttttaaattccagcggTTGCCATGAACACAACTTGCCCCCCCCCTGACTGCTGGGAGATTTTATGGCTTTGGGGGGGCAGATGTGCACACGAGCCATTCATAACACTAGACCAAATAAGAGTGTTATTGCAAAACACAACATGGTAAAATCCTTGTTTTTCCGTTTATACTATATTGGTGATTGTTGGAGCTAAAATTGAAatcaaaattcaaataaatgCACAGCCTTACACTCAGCTGTTGTTGTGAATAACTTGAAATGTGATTTTCTTCTGTTATTcttgtttctgacattttatattgtTGGTCCGATTGGTCAACAGAGGAAGCTGCATCACTTGTTCTCAACAGAATCAATGTATCTAAATACTGCTTTaatcaatcaagtttatttgtatagccctttACAATAGCCGAAAGgtacccaaagtgctttacaacaaagccataaaacaGTACATAACCCATACAAAACGTACAGATATgattaaaagtgctgtagtggTGCAGCGCTGCAGGACATTAAAGCCTTCCAGAAATGCAAAGAAATGAGCAGACAAAAAGGAGGACAACTAAGAGACCGTATTGCCCTAATCAGAATtgaatgctaatttaaaaaagtgggtcttaagctttgttttaaaaaggctgaGGTCAGTAGTGGTGCGGATGTCAGGGGGTAGtttgttccacagtctgggagcagACTGTGGAATCAGACTCAGTatcagtagtttttgttttttataattctCCCTAAAAGAGAAGACTTGAGACATTAGCTGCTAACCAAACAGGAACTCTGTCACGACTTCAAAATAGAActaaacatcacacacatttcTTAGAAATATAAATTGGTTTGTTGTTAACTTTATCATTTCCCTTCAGCCTTCACACCGGCTCTGTTCCTTCCTTAAAAGGTCAATGTTTTTCTGCTGGTGTgatattataatatatgtataataatagaataaaactttaaacatttcttttgtgcaacagtatgttgtattattacttttcataaTGCATGATGCTTTTGAAGGACACAGTGGCAGCAAACACTTTGGAAATGGTAAAATGTATTCTTTCATTAGAGACACTGCAGACAGTAACGTCCACCACTAGACTTCCCCTTCACAGCAACACGTTATTATTAGCTGCAGAAATGCAAAAACCGACTAATCCGAAGCTGAAGTCCAGATTAGAGCATCACAGCGGAGCAGACGCCCCCCTAACAGCCCTCATACAGGACTGCAGCAGGACTTCAAACATCTGGTCAGGATGAAGAGGAACCAGGAGGAAATTGGTACTTTAACATATTCTGTTTAAGTGTCTGCATGTAAGATATTATCTACTATATGTATTTATCTAGCACCATGTTGTCTACATTTGTGTTTGATGTTAATCTTTCagaggaaatggaagaagaagaagataactATGTTAATGCTCCAGCCTGGACTGTGGATAAAGTGGCAGCTCCTCCAGgtacatttcacacatttaatattgttaaacatgagatttttttttttcgtcaTTATGTTAGAAAAATGTGATGATGCTAAAAATATGATTGCTTAAAAACTCAGCTTCTTTTTTCCCTGTAGGACTTCAAATGTATTCAAAGCACCTTTTCATTGTTAAATCAACATTACATTCAACtgagttcttcttcttctctcagacCAGAGGTCTCTCTTCTTCACTCGGTCTTTTCCAccgatagatatttattgatctcagtaaaatgggaaattagtcttacagcagcaaaaacagtcacacagaaaataaataaaaatgacatactaggatacaatatacatacatacaatatacatgaagtaataataggaataaaatacaagaataaatatttgaatatatacaagtaaggaatacaaaaaatgtgcaactgcttaaatagtaatGAAATGTAGATAAAGCAGTTGTGCAAGTTGCTCTTAGTGCAGTAtggtggtgtctcagagtcttatcaGCACCCAGTGAAGAGTTTTATTGATGGTGTGTTGGCTGATCCTGTTAGTCATCATGGGCCTTCATATCTACTGGGAGTAAAATGGTGTCTACAGTGTATGAGGATCTCCTTTTGATTTTCTAATTGGTTTCATTTGGTATAATAAGGTCTACGTATGTATCTTAGGTCCATTTCAAGCCCTTGTGTCGAgtttgtactttttaaaatctattttcgTCAGGACAGTGTTTGACGAGTGCTTCATGTTACagccactactactactacaaaaaCACTATAAATACTTAGTTTTAATGTTATTGTTTCTACTGCTATATTTAAGCATAATGAcactaatctttttttcttttaggagAGGTTTCCATGTTTTTAAGCTGTTGCATGTTATGTGAATATTGAGATTTCAAGAGATCTTTTCCTAATTTGCTTGCAGTGTGAGATATGCAGGACCAGATCTACAGTCCTCGTTCTGTTAAAATATATTCTAAAGATTATCTGAAACTGACAGCAGGCTTCAGCAGTCTGAGTTAGTTGAAttaagcctctctctctctctctctctctctctctctctctctctctctctctctctctctctctctctctctctctctctctctctctctctctctctctctcctctctctctcctctctctctctctctctctctctctctctctctctctctctgtgttatCTCAGACAGGGTTTCCTTGTATAGGAATATTGacgaaaataaataattttgtaCCAAAACACGATCTTTGAAAGATACTTTCTTGATTTGGTTAACTTAGATTGcaaatgtctttgtgtgtttagtCTCAGCAGAATTCTACCAAGACAAGAGAGCAAACAACAGATGTTGTAATGTCCAGTATCAGCGGCTGGCCTGTTGTTTGGGGATTCTTTGTGTCATTCTGCTGTCCGTCATCATAGCAGTCATCGTCTACCACCGTAAGTTTACTGAACAGGCAGTCCATGAACTCACACTTAGACATGGGACAAACCTTAAAGAATAAGAGTAGCAGTTTTTTGTCTGAAACCAATATTTGATATAAGTGATGAACTTGCCACATTCAGAATGAAACAGAAGCCCCGATGAGAAAATACACATGCACTgtattaggcctgcacgatatttgaaaaatctgacattgtgatatttttccCCCTGCGAttatatattgcgatatgaaaaaataaaaagtaatttttgaaaaatcacaaatacctctatttggaaataataaatcattctcgactactgcggtgaaactttaatgctttacaaacaccaaagcaagtaagcgctgtgactaacgttactcttctgaagcgATTTTGAAGGGACATTATGTAGAAATACGCCGGTTGACTAGCGTGACACCAttgtataaatgtaaatgtgctgtatttatatagcgcttttccagtcttaacaactgctcaaagcacttttacatctacaggaaacactcaccattcacacacattcatacactgtggccggggctgccgtacaaggtgccacctgctcatcagataaacactcacacacattcacactccgatgcgcagcaccgggggcaactcagggttcagtgtcttgcccaaggacacttcgacaatgactgcaggggcggggatcgaaccgaggcaggcaaccgctctaccactgagccacagccgcccccatataataatcaatccagatTAACGGGAATGACactgactgcatgttgcttcttcaaaatttcaggttgtggtcgactagcggggccagctcgttagtATAGTTTTGTGTCAGGTCATCGATTTATTAAACTGTCTTAGAAAGTAAGATCACAAACCTGACTGCAGACGTCCAGAACCTGGAGACACGAAACCAGCAGCTGGAGACCCAAAACCAGCAGCTGGAGACCCAGAGGAacaacttaacaaaacaaatacaagaccTGGAGACAAACTGGAATAAACTCAACGTCAGTCGAGCTCAGTGGAGCATTGATGCCTACTGACCCAAAGATAAAGGTATGTTCAGATCCTATTAATTAGatcagataataataatatcataatGCAATAATGTTGTTGACTGGTTGGTCTCTGTTGTTTCAGGGAGACAGTGTACAGCTTGTCAGAAAGGCTGGGTTCTCAGAGACTCTAACTGCTATGTGTTTCATGACGCTCCTCGTGATCGTAAACCCGGGAAGAAGCTCGACAAGACTGCAGAGGAAAGGGTTCAGATTTGGTTGTTGGACTTTATGAAAAGGAAAAGGTAATGAGACAACTGTGGGAGATTGGATGACACAACTGAGCCCTAAGGTATTTTTGGACAACTTATGGTccgcatggttttattttctaaaaaagctaAAACATCAACCCAACATCAAGCACAGTCagtctgtaaaaaacaaaaaaaacaataagaacAAACTAGGCTATAAGAATATTACTGCTGCGAGAAGtcactttaatgtaaaaaatagataaaaataaaggtatcggacaaaaaaataaacaagaa encodes:
- the LOC116678401 gene encoding natural killer cells antigen CD94 isoform X2 — translated: MKRNPQEEIEEMEEEEDNNYINAPAWTVDEVAAPPDQRSLFFSRSSPLIAVCWLILLVIMGLRIYFYTRSHQSDESGLITDLTADVQHLTTRNQQLETQRNNLTKQIQDLETNWNKLNVNRALWSIDAYCPKDKDKGRECTACQNGWFLYVSNCYVYNNAAPPNQKTWEEARQDCRGKGSDLVVVQSQEEKDALNEYSVGSSGTAGYWFGLRAEGGRWKWIDGSDLTESYWTPQPPPATDGQCVMSVQNVGWISVSCGDRKQWICVMKALSV
- the LOC116678401 gene encoding natural killer cells antigen CD94 isoform X1 is translated as MKRNPHEELEEMEEEEDNNYINAPAWTVDEVAAPPDQRSLFFSRSSPLIAVCWLILLVIMGLRIYFYTRSHQSDESGLITDLTADVQHLTTRNQQLETQRNNLTKQIQDLETNWNKLNVNRALWSIDAYCPKDKDKGRECTACQNGWFLYVSNCYVYNNAAPPNQKTWEEARQDCRGKGSDLVVVQSQEEKDALNEYSVGSSGTAGYWFGLRAEGGRWKWIDGSDLTESYWTPQPPPATDGQCVMSVQNVGWISVSCGDRKQWICVMKALSV